GGTTCGGGAGGCCCACGTTCACCGAGGGGATGCCATCACGCGAAGTGTAGAAGGCGTCGGCGTCCGTCCCGGTTCGCGTGCCCGTCGCCTGCAACTGGACGTCGATGTCCTCGGTGTCGCCGACCGCGCGCAGGGCCTCGACGACGACCGGGTGGTTCGCGCTCCCACGGGAGACGACTGGCCCGGCGCCGAGCTCGACGCCGCTCGACCGTTTCCCGGGCGATTCGGGGGCGTCCGTCGCGTGGGTCACGTCTATCGCGAGCGCGGCGTCCGGCGCGAGGTCGAACCCGACCATCTTCGCGCCCTGCAGCCCGACTTCCTCCTGGACCGTCGAGACGGCGTACACCGTCGCGTCGGTACCACGTTCGGCGGCCCGGCGGAGCCCCTCGGCGGCCGCCCAGATACCGATGCGGTTGTCCATCCCGCGCGCGGCGAGTCGCCCGTTCGCAAGTTCGCGAATCGCCTGTGTGAACGTCACCGGGTCGCCCCTGTCGACCAGTTCCGCGACCTCGTCGCCGTCTGTCGCACCCACGTCGACGTACTGCTCGGCGATCTCGGCGACGCTCTCGTCGTCGGGGTCCCGGAGGTGGATAGCCGTCTGGCCGACAACGCCGGCGACCGGCCCGTCCGCGGTGTGGATGGTGACGTGTTGCCCGCGCGTGACCGTCTTGTCGGACCCGCCGATTCGACTGAGTCGGACGAAGCCGTCGTCGGTGAGGTCACGGACGATGAAGCCGATTTCGTCGCCGTGACCCGCGAGCGCGACGGACGTGTCTCCGCCCTCCAGTTTCGCCACGGCGTTCCCGTAGTCGTCGGTTCGGACCTCGTCTGCGAACTCGCTGACGTAGTCGACCCAGACCCGCTGGCTGTTCGTCTCGTAGCCCGACGGACCGGGCGTCTCGAGCAACGACTCGAGGAACGCACGCTGTGGTTCGTCCATGCTCCGCGTTGGAACCCCGCTGGTATGAAAGGACGGCACGGGGCAACCGATAAGGTCTGTCGGAGAGAACTACCAGTATGGTGAACGTTACGCTGTTCGAACTTCATCTCGAAGGTGCTCGATTCACTGCCAACGCCCCCTATAGCGGGGAGAGTGAGGAAGCAGCCGACGACGAGGAGGTAGCGGTCGATGACGATGACACCGGCGGCGTCCCGGTCGGTCTTCTCGTCGTGCTCGGTGTCCTCGTCGCCCTCGTCTCCGCCGTCGCGGCGAAGAAAGTACTGGGTGGCGGCGACGGCGCCGACGAGTTCGCCGAGTAACAGGTCAGTCCGTTAGACTCCTCGGGACCTCGCGGACGTCGGCGGCGATAGCTCTGGCCCTGAACGCAGCCTCACATGTACATCCGGTCTTCCGGGTAGTCGCGGCCGGACGCCTCGCTCTCCTCCATCGATTGTAACCGGGTCGTGAGTTCCTCGTAGTACTGCTTCATCTCCTCGGACCGTGCCTCGAGCTCGGACTCGTCGACTTCGAGCCCGTAGAGCGATTCGAGCGCGTCGAGGAACCGGAGTGCGGCCTCGAAGTCGGGGCCCGGCGGGTGCGTCGGCGTCGTCAGAACGCCCGTCGGCGGAACCCGCCCGTCGAGACTCTGCACCAGGAACTCACTGACGAAGCCCTCGAAGAATCCGCCCGCGAGGGGTCTGATTTCACTCGAATCGATTCGACGAGTCCGGAACTCGGGGGTCCCGACGTGGAAGACGACGTGCTCGTCGGGTCCGTGGGGGAACGGGACCCCGTGGAGGAGACAGACCTCCTCGAATCCGTGGTCGGTGACCCAGGCGGCCACGCCGTCGGCGAGTGGTTCGCCCGCCCAGACCGGGACGAATATCTCGCTGATGAGCAGCGAGATGTCGGACTCGGTGGCTGAATACAGCCGCATCGGGTTGCGCGGTTCGCCGTCGGTGAAGGGCGTGATGTCCGGTAAGTTCCGGGTCCTGACGTGGCCGGTCTGTTCGGTGAGCGTATGCGTGACCAGGTAGTCGATAGCCGTCAGCCCCGCGAGTCCGAGGTTCGCCGTCCCGACGATGAGCGTGTCGCCCACGTCGACGCCGGTGTCCGTCTCGATGTCGAACGATGGTACGTCTGTCGGCATGTGTCTTGACTATCGCTTGTTACGATGATAAGTGTCACTGCCGGAGCGTATGGCGTCGAACGAGAAACAGGTCCGGGCCGATTGTGGGTCGGCGAGGTTTA
This DNA window, taken from Haloarcula ordinaria, encodes the following:
- a CDS encoding M20/M25/M40 family metallo-hydrolase: MDEPQRAFLESLLETPGPSGYETNSQRVWVDYVSEFADEVRTDDYGNAVAKLEGGDTSVALAGHGDEIGFIVRDLTDDGFVRLSRIGGSDKTVTRGQHVTIHTADGPVAGVVGQTAIHLRDPDDESVAEIAEQYVDVGATDGDEVAELVDRGDPVTFTQAIRELANGRLAARGMDNRIGIWAAAEGLRRAAERGTDATVYAVSTVQEEVGLQGAKMVGFDLAPDAALAIDVTHATDAPESPGKRSSGVELGAGPVVSRGSANHPVVVEALRAVGDTEDIDVQLQATGTRTGTDADAFYTSRDGIPSVNVGLPNRYMHTPVEVIDPDDLDALADLLAGFASVADAHAPFAVDI
- a CDS encoding proteasome assembly chaperone family protein encodes the protein MPTDVPSFDIETDTGVDVGDTLIVGTANLGLAGLTAIDYLVTHTLTEQTGHVRTRNLPDITPFTDGEPRNPMRLYSATESDISLLISEIFVPVWAGEPLADGVAAWVTDHGFEEVCLLHGVPFPHGPDEHVVFHVGTPEFRTRRIDSSEIRPLAGGFFEGFVSEFLVQSLDGRVPPTGVLTTPTHPPGPDFEAALRFLDALESLYGLEVDESELEARSEEMKQYYEELTTRLQSMEESEASGRDYPEDRMYM